The proteins below are encoded in one region of Citrobacter enshiensis:
- a CDS encoding amidohydrolase, protein MNAEQLIADVEQEVLTWRRHLHANPELSFQEHKTADYIVEQLTSFGGLKISRPTATSVIAYLQGVTAGPCYALRADIDALPLQEKNDEPFCSTNPGVMHACGHDAHTAMLLGAARVLCQMQEQLKGSVCFIFQHAEELPPGGAQELVDLGYLDDVSMIFGLHVFPTVPTGIVNMKQGIFSAACDNFDIVIQGKGGHGSTPQYCIDPIMIGAEVATSLQNIVSRKIDPLTVPVLSITTFQAGASYNVIPDSARLAGTLRTHNREVREKVPQLVEQTVAGICQAHGASHKISWTRGFSSGDNHPDACAIARQVVADALGPEALEEVDTPLFGGEDFSSYQEKRPGCFLFIGCGNDAIGATHGLHNPYFKLDEDALQVGVKLHVGFIRQLLMR, encoded by the coding sequence ATGAATGCTGAACAACTCATCGCTGACGTGGAACAGGAAGTCCTGACATGGCGTCGTCATCTCCACGCCAACCCGGAATTGTCGTTTCAGGAGCATAAAACGGCCGACTATATCGTGGAGCAGCTTACAAGCTTTGGCGGGCTTAAAATCAGCCGTCCGACAGCAACGAGCGTGATCGCGTATCTGCAGGGCGTTACTGCAGGTCCATGCTATGCATTACGTGCGGATATCGATGCCCTGCCATTGCAGGAAAAAAATGACGAGCCGTTCTGCTCGACGAATCCTGGGGTGATGCACGCCTGTGGTCATGATGCCCACACGGCGATGCTGCTGGGTGCCGCGCGTGTGTTGTGTCAGATGCAGGAGCAATTAAAGGGGTCTGTCTGTTTTATCTTCCAGCATGCGGAAGAATTGCCGCCGGGCGGCGCACAAGAGCTGGTTGATCTCGGGTATCTTGACGATGTGAGTATGATCTTCGGACTGCATGTTTTCCCGACGGTCCCAACCGGGATCGTCAACATGAAGCAGGGGATTTTCAGCGCCGCTTGTGACAACTTCGACATCGTGATTCAGGGCAAAGGCGGCCACGGCTCGACACCGCAGTACTGCATCGATCCTATTATGATTGGCGCTGAAGTTGCCACGTCATTACAGAATATCGTATCGCGTAAAATCGATCCGCTCACGGTGCCGGTGTTGAGCATCACCACTTTCCAGGCCGGGGCCAGCTATAACGTGATCCCCGATAGCGCTCGTCTGGCGGGGACACTGCGTACGCATAACCGTGAGGTTCGTGAGAAAGTACCACAACTGGTGGAACAGACCGTCGCAGGTATCTGCCAGGCCCATGGAGCCAGCCACAAAATTAGCTGGACACGGGGTTTTTCCAGCGGCGATAACCATCCGGATGCGTGTGCTATCGCCCGCCAGGTGGTGGCTGACGCGTTGGGACCAGAGGCTCTGGAGGAGGTTGATACCCCACTGTTTGGCGGGGAAGATTTTTCGTCATATCAGGAGAAACGGCCTGGTTGCTTTCTGTTTATCGGCTGCGGTAATGACGCTATTGGCGCTACCCATGGCCTGCACAACCCCTACTTTAAACTGGATGAGGATGCCTTGCAGGTGGGTGTGAAACTGCATGTAGGCTTTATTCGTCAGCTATTAATGCGTTAA
- a CDS encoding YebY family protein: protein MKKMILSLLLLASSGAALAAPQVITVSRFEIGKDKWAFNREEVMLTCRAGNALYVINPSTLVQYPLNDIAQQQVSSGKTNAQPLTIIQIDDPAKPGEKMSLAPFIERAGKLC from the coding sequence ATGAAAAAAATGATTCTTTCTCTGCTACTACTGGCAAGTTCAGGAGCAGCATTGGCGGCACCCCAGGTGATCACCGTAAGCCGCTTTGAAATCGGTAAAGACAAGTGGGCTTTTAACCGTGAAGAAGTGATGTTGACGTGTCGGGCGGGGAATGCCTTGTATGTGATCAACCCCAGTACGTTGGTGCAATACCCGCTCAATGATATCGCGCAACAGCAGGTAAGCAGCGGGAAAACCAATGCTCAGCCTCTTACCATTATTCAGATTGACGATCCTGCGAAGCCAGGGGAAAAAATGAGCCTGGCGCCGTTTATTGAAAGAGCAGGAAAACTCTGTTAA
- the copD gene encoding copper homeostasis membrane protein CopD: MLTFAWVALRFIHFTALMLVFGCALYSAWLAPFSIRRLMARRFLRLQQHAATWSFISAALMFTVQGGLMGSGWQDVFSVPVWGAVLQTQFGGVWLWQIILAFVTLGVVLIVPRNLPRLLLILTLGQLLFLAGVGHAAVNNGVLGGLVKTNYALHLICAAAWFGGLLPVIYCMRIARSRWREQAIDTMMRFSRYGHAFVAGVLLTGIFNILFINGFAAPWHTAYGQLLVLKIVLVLLMVAIALTNRYVLVPRMRDENHRANLWFIWMTQIEWGIGGVVLAIVSLFATLEPF; encoded by the coding sequence ATGCTGACGTTCGCCTGGGTCGCGCTCAGATTTATCCATTTTACCGCTCTGATGCTGGTGTTCGGCTGCGCTTTGTATAGCGCATGGCTGGCGCCGTTCTCGATTCGCCGATTGATGGCGCGCCGTTTCTTGCGACTGCAACAACATGCCGCAACGTGGAGTTTTATCAGCGCTGCACTGATGTTTACGGTTCAGGGCGGATTAATGGGTTCCGGCTGGCAGGATGTCTTTTCCGTCCCCGTGTGGGGCGCAGTCCTGCAAACGCAATTCGGTGGTGTCTGGCTATGGCAGATTATCCTGGCCTTCGTCACGCTGGGTGTGGTGCTGATTGTGCCGCGTAATTTGCCGCGTTTGCTGCTTATCCTCACGCTGGGCCAACTCCTTTTCCTCGCGGGTGTGGGGCACGCCGCCGTAAATAACGGTGTGCTGGGTGGGCTGGTGAAAACAAACTACGCCCTACACCTGATCTGCGCGGCGGCCTGGTTTGGCGGGTTGCTGCCCGTTATCTACTGTATGCGCATCGCAAGAAGCCGTTGGCGCGAGCAGGCCATTGATACCATGATGCGCTTTTCCCGTTATGGTCACGCTTTCGTGGCTGGCGTGTTACTGACCGGCATCTTTAATATCTTGTTTATTAACGGGTTTGCTGCGCCATGGCACACCGCGTACGGGCAGTTACTGGTGCTAAAAATTGTGCTGGTACTGCTAATGGTGGCAATTGCACTGACGAATCGGTATGTTCTCGTACCACGGATGCGCGACGAAAATCACCGCGCGAATCTCTGGTTTATCTGGATGACTCAAATTGAATGGGGAATCGGGGGCGTCGTGTTGGCCATTGTCAGCCTGTTTGCGACCCTGGAACCGTTCTGA